Proteins encoded by one window of Lacipirellulaceae bacterium:
- the rpoC gene encoding DNA-directed RNA polymerase subunit beta': MSILEGANYDRVNDYGSVKISLARPHDIRSWSFGEVKKPETINYRTYRPEKDGLFCERIFGPEKDWECACGKYRGMKYKGMICDRCGVKVTHSRVRRKRMGHIELAAPIVHIWFFKAMPSRLGSLLAMKTTSLEKVIYFQDYVVCDAGDTPLEAGQLLTEEEFRAAREEYGEGAFDADMGAEAIRKLLAGLDLVSLSEQLRQELKETGSKQKAKDYISRLKTVESIRDSDNKPEWMVLDVIPVIPPDLRPLVLLDSGNFATSDLNDLYRRIINRNNRLKKLVDLNAPEVIIRNEKRMLQQSVDALFDNNRCKRPVLGSSNRPLKSLTDMIKGKQGRFRENLLGKRVDYSARSVIVVGPRLKLHQCGLPKKIALELYQPFIIRRLKELGHADTIKSAKKMLERKDEEVWDILEEVITNHPVLLNRAPTLHRMGIQAFEPTLVEGNAINLHPLVCKGFNADFDGDQMAVHLPLSIEAQVEAHTLMMSTHNIFSPSNGAPIISPSQDVVMGSYYLTMNVPDNVGDGMAFSSPEEVETAYAAGKVVTHSKIKLRLPENRCLREDFDRKETESGKRIETTVGRVMFNAILPEGMPFYNVALRSSELAKVISDCYEFLGRRQTIELLDDMNQLGFRQSTLSGLSFGTDDLITPETKTKIIGDAEKQVLKFNKLFQRGVITELERYNSVLDAWTHAREQITAEMMTGLENDFRTDGYVNPIYLMAHSGARGGVEQMRQLGGMRGLMAKPSGKIIETPIKANFREGLTVLEYFSSTHGARKGLADTALKTADSGYLTRKLADVAQNVVITMDDCGTTKGITKGIIYRGEKVEVSLADSIRGRVSRSNIVNPITDEKIVAENGMITGEAARKIEELGLEKIQVRSPMTCDAKLGICRTCYGMDMSTGSMVEEGMAVGIIGAQSIGEPGTQLTMRTFHIGGTGQHNVEDSDIKAKIGGIVKTARLKVVTNDSGKQVVLSRNGEIALVDEKGREVEKYEVPTGAILQAGENDTIKAGGVICEWDPHSIPIIAETGGVIRFEDMVEGETMRGEKDPSGKLRFVIMEHKGDLHPQIIIEDPADGKILEFSYMPEKAHIEVEEGQTISPGSLLAKTPREASGTQDITGGLPRVTEIFEARKPKDPAVIAEIDGVVELLSEKKRGKRSIIVRSETGVEREHLVSHSKHLRVHAGDTIRAGEALVDGPLVPHDILRISGEEAVQQYLTREIQNVYRSQRVEINDKHIEIIVSQMLGKIMIESPGDTDLLPGAVMDKHDFRTANEELADCLKISHKGDSDFAEGTIVPKDALEQANAQIEALGGDIAKGKKPSMATGSTQLLGITKASVQSSSFISAASFQETTKVLTEAALAGKTDNLVGLKENVILGHLIPAGTGFHTVQDSEVRIQPAALEALAAEKESILERSFPLLDSALQEQSASNGESAPADSPLPESAPSLDALLGGEDAAAEEKPPETGDEA; this comes from the coding sequence ATGAGCATTCTTGAAGGTGCAAACTACGATCGCGTGAACGACTACGGATCGGTCAAAATTAGCTTGGCTCGTCCGCACGACATTCGTAGTTGGTCGTTCGGTGAAGTGAAGAAGCCGGAGACGATCAACTACCGAACGTACCGCCCTGAAAAGGACGGTCTGTTCTGCGAGCGTATCTTCGGCCCTGAAAAGGACTGGGAATGTGCCTGCGGTAAGTACCGCGGCATGAAGTACAAGGGCATGATCTGCGACCGCTGCGGCGTGAAAGTCACGCACAGCCGTGTGCGTCGTAAGCGAATGGGCCACATCGAGTTGGCCGCACCGATCGTGCACATCTGGTTCTTCAAGGCGATGCCTTCACGCTTGGGCTCGCTCCTGGCGATGAAGACCACTTCGCTCGAGAAGGTGATCTACTTCCAGGATTACGTCGTCTGCGATGCGGGCGACACGCCGTTGGAAGCGGGTCAACTGCTTACCGAAGAAGAGTTCCGCGCCGCTCGTGAAGAGTACGGGGAAGGCGCGTTCGACGCCGACATGGGTGCCGAAGCGATTCGCAAGCTGCTCGCCGGACTTGATCTCGTTTCCTTGAGCGAACAGCTTCGCCAGGAATTGAAAGAGACAGGCTCGAAGCAAAAGGCGAAGGACTATATCAGCCGCTTGAAGACCGTTGAATCGATCCGCGACTCGGACAACAAGCCGGAGTGGATGGTTCTCGATGTGATCCCCGTGATCCCGCCTGACTTACGCCCGCTTGTGTTGTTGGACTCTGGCAACTTTGCGACGAGCGATTTGAACGACCTGTATCGCCGTATCATCAACCGCAACAACCGTCTCAAGAAGCTGGTCGACTTGAACGCTCCTGAGGTGATCATTCGCAACGAGAAGCGAATGCTCCAGCAGTCGGTCGATGCACTATTCGACAACAACCGCTGCAAGCGACCCGTGCTTGGTTCTTCGAACCGTCCGCTCAAGTCGCTTACCGACATGATCAAAGGTAAGCAGGGTCGCTTCCGCGAAAACCTGCTTGGCAAGCGCGTCGACTACTCGGCCCGTTCGGTGATCGTGGTCGGTCCGCGACTCAAGCTGCACCAATGCGGCCTGCCCAAGAAAATCGCCCTGGAGCTCTACCAGCCGTTCATCATTCGTCGCCTGAAAGAACTCGGCCACGCCGATACGATCAAGTCGGCGAAGAAGATGCTCGAGCGCAAGGATGAAGAGGTTTGGGATATCCTCGAAGAGGTGATCACGAATCATCCCGTGTTGCTCAACCGTGCCCCAACGCTTCACCGTATGGGTATCCAAGCGTTCGAGCCAACGCTCGTCGAGGGGAACGCAATCAACCTGCATCCGCTCGTCTGTAAGGGCTTCAACGCCGACTTCGATGGCGATCAGATGGCGGTCCACCTGCCACTGTCGATTGAAGCTCAGGTTGAAGCTCATACGCTGATGATGAGCACCCATAACATCTTCAGCCCGTCGAATGGTGCCCCGATTATTAGCCCGTCGCAAGACGTGGTGATGGGTAGCTACTACCTGACGATGAATGTCCCCGACAACGTCGGCGATGGCATGGCATTCAGCTCGCCTGAGGAAGTCGAAACCGCCTACGCCGCCGGCAAAGTTGTCACGCATTCGAAGATCAAACTTCGTCTGCCCGAGAATCGTTGCCTCCGCGAAGACTTTGATCGCAAGGAGACGGAGTCTGGCAAGCGGATCGAGACGACCGTTGGTCGCGTGATGTTTAACGCGATCCTGCCTGAAGGCATGCCGTTCTATAATGTCGCCTTGCGTTCGAGCGAACTCGCCAAGGTGATTAGCGACTGTTACGAATTCCTTGGGCGTCGCCAAACGATAGAGTTGCTCGACGACATGAACCAGCTTGGCTTCCGTCAAAGCACGCTCAGCGGTCTTTCCTTCGGCACCGACGACCTCATTACGCCGGAAACGAAGACCAAGATCATCGGCGATGCCGAGAAGCAGGTTCTCAAGTTCAACAAGCTGTTCCAACGTGGTGTGATCACCGAACTAGAACGCTACAACTCGGTGCTTGACGCTTGGACGCATGCCCGCGAGCAAATCACCGCGGAAATGATGACCGGCCTCGAGAACGACTTCCGTACCGATGGCTACGTCAATCCGATCTACTTGATGGCTCACTCCGGTGCCCGTGGTGGTGTCGAGCAGATGCGTCAGCTTGGCGGTATGCGTGGTCTGATGGCCAAGCCGTCCGGAAAGATCATCGAGACGCCGATTAAAGCGAACTTCCGCGAAGGCCTGACTGTGCTGGAGTACTTCAGCTCGACCCACGGTGCACGTAAGGGTCTGGCGGACACGGCACTCAAGACGGCTGACAGTGGTTACCTCACGCGTAAGCTGGCCGACGTCGCCCAAAACGTGGTCATCACCATGGACGACTGCGGCACGACCAAGGGCATCACCAAGGGAATCATTTACCGTGGTGAGAAGGTCGAGGTAAGCCTCGCTGACTCGATCCGTGGTCGCGTGAGTCGCTCGAACATTGTCAACCCGATCACCGACGAGAAGATCGTTGCTGAAAATGGCATGATCACCGGTGAAGCGGCTCGCAAGATCGAGGAGCTGGGCTTGGAGAAGATCCAGGTACGCAGTCCGATGACATGCGATGCGAAGCTCGGCATTTGCCGCACCTGCTACGGCATGGATATGTCGACCGGTTCGATGGTCGAAGAAGGAATGGCCGTCGGTATCATCGGTGCCCAGAGTATTGGTGAGCCGGGAACCCAGCTCACGATGCGGACCTTCCACATCGGTGGTACCGGTCAGCACAATGTTGAGGACTCCGACATCAAAGCGAAGATCGGCGGTATCGTGAAGACGGCTCGCTTGAAAGTCGTGACCAACGATTCGGGCAAACAAGTTGTTCTTTCGCGCAACGGCGAGATCGCTCTTGTCGATGAAAAAGGTCGCGAGGTGGAGAAGTACGAAGTCCCCACCGGTGCGATTTTGCAGGCGGGCGAGAACGACACGATCAAAGCCGGCGGCGTGATCTGCGAGTGGGACCCCCACAGCATTCCGATCATTGCCGAAACGGGTGGTGTGATTCGCTTCGAGGATATGGTCGAAGGCGAAACGATGCGTGGCGAGAAAGACCCCTCGGGTAAACTTCGCTTTGTCATTATGGAGCACAAGGGCGACCTCCATCCGCAGATCATCATCGAAGATCCTGCCGATGGAAAAATCCTTGAGTTCTCCTACATGCCTGAAAAGGCCCACATCGAAGTGGAAGAGGGCCAGACCATTAGCCCAGGCTCGCTCCTGGCGAAAACCCCACGTGAAGCTTCCGGTACGCAAGACATCACGGGCGGTCTGCCTCGTGTCACCGAAATCTTCGAGGCTCGCAAACCGAAAGACCCAGCGGTCATCGCCGAGATCGACGGTGTGGTCGAGCTGCTCAGCGAGAAGAAGCGCGGCAAGCGTTCGATCATCGTCCGCAGCGAAACGGGCGTCGAGCGCGAGCACTTGGTCTCACACTCGAAGCATCTTCGCGTGCATGCTGGTGACACGATTCGTGCTGGCGAAGCGTTGGTTGATGGACCGTTGGTGCCACACGACATTCTTCGCATTTCTGGCGAAGAGGCCGTGCAGCAGTATCTCACCCGCGAGATCCAAAACGTCTATCGCAGCCAACGTGTGGAGATCAACGACAAGCACATCGAAATCATTGTCAGCCAGATGCTTGGCAAGATCATGATCGAATCGCCTGGCGATACCGATCTGCTGCCGGGTGCCGTGATGGATAAGCACGACTTCCGCACCGCCAACGAAGAGCTGGCCGATTGCTTGAAGATTAGCCACAAGGGCGACAGCGATTTTGCCGAAGGCACGATCGTTCCCAAGGACGCCTTGGAGCAAGCTAACGCTCAGATCGAAGCACTCGGTGGCGACATCGCCAAGGGCAAGAAGCCTTCGATGGCAACCGGCAGCACGCAACTGCTTGGTATCACAAAGGCTTCGGTCCAGTCGAGCAGCTTTATCTCCGCCGCAAGCTTCCAAGAGACTACGAAAGTGCTCACCGAGGCAGCGTTGGCAGGCAAGACGGACAACTTGGTCGGCCTCAAGGAGAACGTGATCCTCGGTCACTTGATCCCCGCGGGTACCGGTTTCCACACGGTGCAGGATTCGGAAGTACGTATCCAACCAGCCGCCCTGGAAGCCTTGGCTGCCGAGAAAGAAAGCATCTTGGAACGTTCGTTCCCGCTGTTGGACAGCGCGTTGCAGGAGCAAAGTGCTTCCAATGGCGAAAGTGCTCCAGCCGACTCGCCGTTGCCTGAATCAGCTCCAAGCCTCGATGCATTGCTCGGCGGTGAAGACGCTGCCGCTGAAGAGAAGCCACCCGAAACTGGCGACGAAGCCTAA
- the rpoB gene encoding DNA-directed RNA polymerase subunit beta has protein sequence MAVTETRRLVTPEIRQFGSGREAFAIPDLTEIQTESYERFLQYNNGSNAKRKIDGLESVLQEIFPIESYDKTIQLEYLRYELGKPRYTTDECRQLRLTYGRPFRIWLRLVKDEPIEEEVYLGDLPIMLGGGEFIINGAERVVVSQLHRSPGIDFVSELDAGDRRLHSCRVIPERGSWIELNTTKKDSITVRIDQSGKFSAITLLRAMTPDMGMDSDILRTFYDVSKEKVADGRSATKIENKIAVEDVVYPVGSERAGEIIIEAGQRITKNTAEIICTSDVKTIEVMDPPPTPHLLNAMADDNTSSHEEALLRIYQRLRPGNPPQLEKARTLFNEKFFDSNRYRLGQVGRFRINRKLGLEVSENEMVLRQEDIIASLQYLLKLVASDPEAYVDDIDHLGNRRLRTIDELACDEIRKGFLKLRRTVQERMSLKDAEDMTPRSLINPKSISAAIEYFFGRGELSQVVDQTNPLSMLTHERRLSALGPGGLNRKRAGFEVRDVHISHYGRICPIETPEGTNIGLISSLAMYATVDDYGFLVTPYRVVKNKKLTDEVVWLRADQESDAYVASADVPVKDGKIDGDTVVARYRSDFVLVPTDKIEYTDVAPSQMIGVSAGLIPFLEHDDANRALMGSNMQRQAVPLLVAEPPVVGTGLETDVARHSGMIARAGHKGTVTYVDANRIEIGPEVHHMRKFVGLNERTCQNQKPIVKPGDKVEKGDIIADGAATFQGDLALGRNVLVAFMSYMGYNFEDAIIISEELVHNDTYTSIHIEEFDVEIRETKLGREEFTRDIPNVSEKALRNLDETGIVQIGTYVQPGDILVGKVSPKSKTELTPEEKLLHAIFGRAGEDVKNDSLEVPSGVEGIVIDTQKFSRRMSLSEDERKLFEKSLKDAEKESNEAIAAAFTDMVTQIESVLSKKLTDEDGNEIVHNQEPQFVADQAVAFKLEALDIRSEARQKEVQSLHRQLWPAVEEAIDARDRKLNSMKRGDELRSGVLQMVKVYIATKRVISVGDKMAGRHGNKGVISKILPIEDMPFLEDGTPIQIMLNPLGVPSRMNVGQILETHLGWAGAKLGFRAITPVFDGAEEEQINDALDEAGLPRHGKARLLDGRTGEPFEQETTVGYIYMLKLHHLVDDKVHARSTGPYSLITQQPLGGKARFGGQRFGEMEVWALEAYGAAYILQELLTVKSDDVEGRTKIYESMVKGENTLQAGTPASFDVLTNEIRGLGLNMQLEKRTL, from the coding sequence ATGGCAGTCACGGAAACACGCCGCTTAGTTACCCCTGAGATTCGCCAGTTCGGCAGCGGAAGAGAAGCTTTCGCCATCCCTGATCTGACCGAGATTCAAACCGAAAGCTACGAACGTTTTCTCCAGTACAACAACGGTTCAAACGCCAAGCGCAAGATCGATGGCTTGGAATCCGTACTGCAGGAAATCTTTCCGATCGAGAGCTACGACAAGACCATCCAACTTGAGTATCTCCGTTACGAACTCGGCAAGCCCCGTTACACAACGGATGAATGCCGTCAGTTGCGGCTGACTTACGGTCGGCCTTTCCGCATCTGGTTGCGTTTGGTCAAGGATGAGCCGATCGAGGAAGAAGTGTACCTAGGCGACCTGCCCATCATGCTCGGTGGTGGCGAGTTCATCATCAACGGTGCTGAGCGTGTCGTGGTCAGTCAGTTGCATCGCAGCCCTGGCATCGACTTCGTGTCGGAGCTCGACGCAGGCGATCGCCGCCTCCACAGTTGCCGCGTGATCCCTGAGCGTGGGAGCTGGATCGAGCTGAACACGACGAAGAAGGATTCGATCACCGTTCGCATCGATCAAAGCGGCAAGTTCTCGGCCATCACGCTGTTGCGCGCGATGACGCCCGACATGGGGATGGACTCCGACATTCTTCGCACCTTCTACGACGTTAGCAAAGAGAAAGTTGCTGACGGTCGCAGCGCGACGAAGATCGAAAACAAGATCGCCGTTGAGGATGTCGTCTACCCCGTCGGTAGCGAGCGAGCTGGCGAGATCATTATCGAAGCCGGCCAGCGGATCACCAAGAACACGGCAGAGATCATCTGCACTTCAGATGTGAAGACGATCGAGGTGATGGATCCGCCGCCAACGCCGCACCTCTTGAACGCGATGGCCGACGATAATACGTCGAGCCACGAAGAGGCTCTGTTGCGGATCTACCAACGCCTCCGTCCGGGCAACCCTCCGCAGTTGGAAAAAGCTCGCACACTGTTTAACGAGAAGTTCTTCGACTCGAACCGTTACCGTCTTGGTCAAGTTGGTCGCTTCCGCATCAACCGCAAGCTCGGTCTGGAAGTCTCCGAGAACGAGATGGTTCTTCGCCAGGAAGACATCATCGCCTCGTTGCAATACCTGCTAAAACTCGTGGCGAGCGATCCCGAGGCATACGTTGACGACATCGATCACCTCGGCAACCGTCGTCTACGCACGATCGATGAGTTGGCTTGCGACGAAATCCGCAAAGGCTTCTTGAAGCTCCGCCGTACGGTGCAGGAGCGGATGAGTCTCAAGGATGCTGAGGACATGACTCCTCGCAGCTTGATCAATCCGAAGAGCATCAGTGCAGCGATCGAATACTTCTTCGGTCGCGGCGAGTTGTCGCAAGTGGTTGACCAGACGAACCCACTCTCGATGCTCACGCACGAGCGTCGTCTGTCTGCACTTGGCCCCGGTGGTTTGAATCGGAAGCGTGCGGGATTTGAAGTTCGCGACGTTCACATTTCCCACTACGGTCGTATCTGCCCGATTGAGACCCCCGAAGGCACAAACATCGGCTTGATTTCAAGCCTCGCGATGTACGCGACCGTCGACGACTACGGCTTCCTTGTCACGCCTTACCGTGTGGTGAAGAACAAGAAGCTGACCGACGAAGTGGTTTGGCTTCGTGCGGATCAAGAGTCCGATGCTTATGTGGCTTCGGCCGACGTACCGGTTAAAGATGGCAAGATCGACGGCGATACGGTGGTTGCTCGTTACCGTAGCGACTTCGTACTCGTGCCCACGGACAAGATCGAGTACACCGATGTAGCACCTAGCCAGATGATTGGCGTTTCGGCCGGCCTGATTCCATTCCTTGAGCACGACGACGCCAACCGTGCGTTGATGGGCTCGAACATGCAGCGACAAGCCGTGCCGCTGTTGGTTGCTGAACCTCCTGTGGTTGGCACCGGCTTGGAAACCGACGTCGCCCGTCACTCGGGCATGATTGCCCGTGCTGGACACAAAGGCACGGTGACCTACGTGGATGCGAACCGCATCGAGATCGGTCCCGAAGTCCACCACATGCGTAAATTTGTTGGCCTCAACGAGCGAACCTGCCAAAACCAAAAGCCTATCGTCAAACCAGGCGACAAGGTTGAGAAGGGCGACATCATTGCCGATGGTGCTGCGACCTTCCAGGGTGATTTGGCCTTGGGTCGCAACGTGTTGGTCGCCTTTATGAGCTACATGGGCTACAACTTCGAGGACGCGATTATCATCTCTGAGGAGTTGGTTCACAACGACACGTACACTTCGATCCACATTGAAGAGTTCGACGTCGAGATTCGCGAAACCAAGCTCGGCCGCGAGGAGTTCACTCGCGACATCCCCAACGTCAGCGAGAAGGCTCTTCGCAATCTTGACGAGACCGGTATCGTGCAAATCGGCACCTATGTCCAGCCTGGCGATATTCTTGTCGGTAAGGTTTCGCCGAAGAGCAAAACCGAACTGACCCCTGAAGAGAAACTGCTTCACGCGATCTTCGGACGTGCTGGTGAGGACGTGAAGAACGACTCCTTGGAAGTCCCCTCGGGCGTCGAAGGTATTGTCATCGACACGCAGAAGTTCTCTCGTCGAATGAGCCTATCGGAAGACGAACGCAAGTTGTTCGAGAAGTCGCTGAAAGATGCGGAGAAGGAAAGCAACGAAGCAATCGCTGCCGCCTTCACGGACATGGTGACGCAAATCGAAAGCGTGCTGTCCAAGAAGCTCACCGACGAGGATGGCAATGAGATCGTCCACAACCAAGAGCCGCAATTCGTGGCCGATCAGGCGGTGGCGTTCAAGCTCGAAGCACTCGACATCCGCAGCGAAGCACGCCAGAAAGAGGTGCAGTCGCTCCATCGTCAGCTTTGGCCTGCTGTGGAAGAGGCCATTGATGCTCGCGATCGCAAGCTTAACTCCATGAAGCGTGGTGACGAGCTTCGCAGCGGTGTGCTGCAAATGGTGAAGGTCTACATTGCCACCAAGCGGGTGATTTCCGTCGGTGACAAGATGGCTGGCCGCCACGGAAACAAGGGTGTCATTTCTAAGATCCTACCGATCGAAGATATGCCCTTCCTGGAAGACGGCACGCCAATCCAGATCATGCTCAACCCGCTGGGTGTTCCTAGCCGTATGAACGTGGGTCAGATCCTCGAAACCCACCTCGGTTGGGCCGGTGCAAAGCTTGGCTTCCGTGCGATCACCCCTGTGTTCGATGGTGCTGAAGAAGAGCAGATTAACGATGCCCTCGACGAAGCAGGTCTCCCGCGTCACGGTAAGGCACGCTTGTTGGATGGACGCACGGGTGAGCCGTTCGAGCAGGAGACGACCGTCGGTTACATCTACATGCTCAAGTTGCATCACTTGGTCGACGACAAAGTGCACGCACGTAGTACCGGTCCTTACTCGTTGATCACCCAACAACCGCTCGGCGGTAAGGCTCGCTTCGGTGGCCAACGCTTCGGAGAGATGGAAGTTTGGGCGCTCGAAGCCTACGGTGCTGCCTACATCTTGCAAGAACTCTTGACCGTCAAGAGCGACGATGTCGAAGGTCGCACAAAGATTTACGAATCGATGGTCAAGGGAGAGAACACCCTGCAGGCCGGCACGCCAGCAAGCTTCGATGTGTTGACCAACGAAATTCGCGGTCTTGGTTTGAACATGCAGCTTGAGAAACGAACTCTCTAA
- the rplL gene encoding 50S ribosomal protein L7/L12, whose protein sequence is MSDAAVAEFSDTAKELGDKIVELSLKEAKELSDYLKDVHGIEPAAGGGAVVMPGGGGGGDEGGAAEQTEFDVVMDSFGDQKIGVIKVVRALTGLGLKEAKEMVEGAPSKIKEGVSKEDAEKAKADLEEAGATVSIK, encoded by the coding sequence ATGAGCGATGCAGCTGTAGCAGAGTTTTCTGACACCGCCAAAGAACTTGGCGACAAGATCGTTGAGCTTTCCTTGAAGGAAGCCAAAGAGCTGAGCGATTACCTGAAGGACGTTCACGGCATCGAGCCTGCTGCCGGTGGCGGCGCTGTCGTCATGCCTGGCGGTGGTGGTGGCGGTGACGAAGGCGGTGCTGCTGAGCAGACCGAATTCGACGTCGTTATGGACAGCTTCGGCGATCAGAAGATCGGCGTGATTAAGGTCGTCCGTGCTTTGACCGGTCTTGGCTTGAAGGAAGCCAAGGAAATGGTCGAAGGTGCCCCAAGCAAGATCAAAGAAGGCGTATCGAAGGAAGATGCCGAGAAAGCCAAGGCCGATTTGGAAGAAGCGGGTGCCACCGTTTCTATCAAGTAG
- the rplJ gene encoding 50S ribosomal protein L10, with the protein MSKYLKNLITEDLKQKLEGVENMLVVDCLGVEANACVELRRELREKDISMLVVKNSLARRATEGTALAPAFEGVEGSAAVVWGSEDIVSLAKEVVRLAKDEKYENFTAKGGVMDGAALSPEEVTGVSKWPSRTEQLSMLVGQILGPGATLSGQLLGPGRTLGGQIKQKGEE; encoded by the coding sequence ATGAGTAAATACCTGAAAAACCTGATCACCGAAGACCTCAAGCAAAAGCTCGAAGGCGTTGAGAACATGCTGGTTGTCGATTGCCTTGGCGTCGAGGCGAACGCTTGCGTGGAGCTTCGTCGCGAACTTCGCGAAAAAGACATCAGCATGCTAGTCGTCAAGAATAGCCTCGCGCGACGAGCCACCGAAGGAACAGCGCTCGCTCCCGCTTTTGAGGGTGTTGAAGGCTCTGCCGCGGTTGTTTGGGGAAGCGAGGATATTGTCTCGCTCGCTAAGGAAGTCGTACGGCTCGCAAAGGACGAGAAGTACGAGAACTTCACCGCCAAGGGTGGTGTCATGGACGGAGCAGCCCTCTCGCCGGAGGAGGTCACCGGTGTGAGCAAGTGGCCAAGCCGTACCGAGCAGCTCAGCATGCTGGTCGGTCAGATTCTTGGACCAGGTGCGACCCTGTCAGGTCAATTGCTTGGCCCAGGTCGAACGCTCGGTGGCCAGATCAAGCAGAAGGGTGAAGAGTAG
- the rplA gene encoding 50S ribosomal protein L1, with translation MPKLAKRMKSSAAKRPEAALPVSDAVEALQKYDGTKFDQTVEVVLRLGVDHTQADQIVRGSIVLPNGIGKELRVVVFAKGAAADAAREAGADEVGDDDLAKKILGGWTDFDACIASPDMMKVVGPLGRVLGPRGLMPSPRAGTVTPDVAKTVEEYKAGKVEFRNDKGGNVQAPVGKMSFDAAKLAENIEAFVDRIMSLKPNTIKGTYVKSAHISATMSPSVRLAV, from the coding sequence ATGCCAAAACTAGCAAAGCGTATGAAATCCTCGGCTGCCAAACGGCCCGAGGCTGCTCTCCCCGTCTCAGATGCTGTCGAAGCACTGCAAAAATACGACGGCACCAAGTTCGACCAAACGGTTGAAGTTGTTCTCCGCCTTGGCGTCGATCACACCCAAGCGGATCAGATTGTCCGCGGTTCGATTGTACTGCCCAATGGCATTGGCAAGGAACTCCGCGTCGTTGTCTTTGCCAAAGGCGCCGCAGCCGATGCTGCCCGTGAGGCAGGTGCTGACGAAGTGGGTGACGACGATCTCGCCAAGAAGATCCTCGGCGGCTGGACCGACTTCGATGCCTGTATTGCCTCGCCCGACATGATGAAGGTCGTCGGCCCGTTGGGTCGTGTCCTCGGCCCCCGTGGTCTCATGCCTTCGCCTCGTGCCGGTACCGTGACGCCTGACGTTGCGAAGACGGTCGAGGAGTACAAGGCGGGTAAGGTTGAGTTTCGCAATGACAAAGGTGGCAACGTCCAGGCCCCCGTCGGCAAGATGAGCTTTGACGCTGCGAAGCTGGCTGAGAACATTGAGGCTTTCGTCGATCGCATCATGAGCCTCAAGCCAAATACGATCAAAGGCACTTATGTCAAAAGCGCCCACATCAGCGCAACGATGAGCCCCAGCGTTCGCCTGGCGGTTTAG
- the rplK gene encoding 50S ribosomal protein L11: MAKQLTGSAKFQIPGGQATPAPPVGTALGKFGVNLGQFVQAFNDKTKDANGMMIPVIVNVYNDRSFDFITKSPPAAVLLKKSANIAKGSGVPNKNKVAKVTQAQLEEIATMKMADLNARDVEHASRMIAGTARSMGIEVEG; this comes from the coding sequence ATGGCAAAACAACTCACAGGCAGCGCGAAGTTCCAGATCCCCGGCGGCCAGGCCACCCCGGCCCCTCCGGTTGGTACCGCGCTCGGTAAATTCGGCGTGAACTTGGGCCAGTTTGTCCAGGCGTTCAACGACAAGACCAAGGACGCCAACGGGATGATGATTCCCGTGATCGTCAACGTATATAACGACCGCTCCTTCGACTTTATCACCAAGAGCCCACCAGCGGCTGTCTTGCTGAAAAAGTCGGCGAACATTGCCAAGGGTTCTGGGGTTCCGAACAAGAATAAAGTTGCCAAGGTCACTCAGGCACAATTAGAAGAGATCGCCACGATGAAGATGGCCGATCTCAACGCTCGCGATGTCGAACACGCTTCGCGAATGATTGCCGGTACCGCCCGGAGCATGGGAATTGAGGTCGAGGGTTAA